The DNA region CGAGCACCAGAGCCACGGCCGACCCTGCGGCTACCGCCACAGCTGCGGCACGGAGAGCGATGGGACCTGAACGCATGGTGACCTCCTGGTACTGGCAGGGTCACCCGGATCGGGCCTGATCGCATCCGCAGGGGCCCGGTCAGGGCCCCCACCTGCGAGGACTCAGATGCGAGGACTCAGACGCGCTCGACGAGGTCCGCGATCGACTTCACGATCTTCGACGGCCGGAACGGGTAGCGGTCGACCTCGGCCTCCGTCGTCAGACCGGTCAGCACCAGGAAGGTCTGCATGCCCGCCTCCAGACCGGCCAGGATGTCGGTGTCCATCCGGTCGCCGATCATCGCGCTGGTCTCGGAGTGCGCGCCGATCGCGTTGAGGCCGGTGCGCATCATCAGCGGGTTGGGCTTGCCCGCGAAGTACGGCTCCTTGCCCGTCGCCTTGGTGATCAGCGCGGCGACCGAGCCGGTGGCGGGCAGCGGGCCTTCGAGGGACGGGCCGGTCTCGTCGGGGTTGGTGCAGATGAAGCGGGCGCCGGCGTTGATCAGGCGGACGGCCTTGGTCATGGCCTCGAAGGAGTACGTACGGGTCTCGCCGAGCACCACGTAGTCCGGGTCGTGGTCGGTGAGGACGTAGCCGATGTCGTGCAGGGCGGTGGTGAGGCCGGCCTCGCCGATGACGTACGCGGTACCGCCGGGGCGCTGGTCGTCGAGGAACTTGGCGGTGGCGAGCGCCGAGGTCCAGATGTTCTCGACCGGGACCTGGAGGCCCATGCGCGCGAGGCGGGCGTGCAGATCGCGGGCGGTGTAGATGGAGTTGTTGGTGAGGACGAGGAACGGCTTCCCGGTGTCGCGCAGCTTCGTGATGAACGCGTCGGCTCCGGGGATCGGCACGCCCTCGTGGATGAGGACGCCGTCCATGTCGGTGAGCCAGGATTCGATCGGCTTGCGCTCTGCCATGGGTGCGGGACTCCTGCCGTCGTGAGGAACGAGTAACAAGTACTGACGAACGGTGCTGGGGGCGACGCGACGACGCTGTGGCGACGCCCCCAAGCCTAGGTCAGGAAGTGGTGATGTTGACCCCGTCGATCACCCAGTACCAGTTGTTGGAGCCGGTGTAGCGGAAGCGGAAGCTGACGTTCGAGGCGCCGGCGGGGACCGGGACCGTGACGGACTGGGGCTTGGAGAGTACGTCGGCGGTGTAGGACTTCACGACCGTCGGGGTGCCGCCGTTGAAGCTCGCGAGGATCTGGGCGGTCTGGGCGCCCTCCTGACGGTAGAGGGTGGTGAAGTCGAGGGTGACGCGGGCGGCGCCCGAGACCGCGTACGCCGGGGTGACCAGGGTGGAGTCGTACGTACCGGAGAAGGACTTGTCGGCCCACTCGTCGGAGTCGGCGACGGCGAACACGCCCCGGGAGCGCACGTTCAGCTCGCGCCACTGGTCGCGCTGGCTGCGGGACCAGAACTCGTCGGTCGCGAAGGACCAGCCGCGCCACTCGGTCATGCCGCCGGCGCCCATGGCGTTGTTGATGACGGACCAGCCGCTGGGCGCGGTGTGGGTGAAGCCGAGGACTCCGACCGGGATGCCGGTCTCGTCGACGCGGCCGGCGAGGGCGGACTGGAGGGTGTCGAAGGGGTCGGCGGTCCGCTCCTGGATCGGCTTGCCGTCGAGGCCCCAGGCCGGGTCGGGGGTGATGCCGAGCTGGCGGAAGACGGTGGCGGCGACGTCGACGAGCCGGGTGTCGAGCGGGCGGGCGCCGGCGGCGATGCCGGGGCCGGTGGCGAGGACGAAGGTGCGGCGCTCCTCGATGCTGGAGCCGCCGTGGCCGCCGGGGTCGGTGTGCCCGTGGTCGGTGGTGACGATGACGGTCCAGCGCTCGGTGGCGTACGCCGGTCGGGTCTTGATCGCGGCGAGCAGGCGGCCGAGGTAGGCGTCCTGGACGTCGATGGCGTCGAGGTACTTCTGGCTCGCGGCGCCGTAGGCGTGGCCGATCTCGTCGGTCTCGCCGAAGTAGACGAAGAGGACGTCGGGGTTCTGGTTGCGGAGGATGTCCTCGGTCGCGTCGGTGATCAGCGCGTCGTTGACCGCGTAGTCGTTGTTGTAGACCAGCTTGGCGTCGGCGCCGGCGGTGACCGTGCCGTAGGTGTCGAGTTCCGGCCAGTCGACGGCGGCAAAGAGGGAGAGGTCCGGGCGCACCTGGTTCAGGCGGGCGAGGAAGCCGGGGTAGGTGCCGTAGTTGCGGCCGGTGAAGGTGTTGTCCTTCACGCCGTGCTTGTCGGGCCAGACGCCGGTGGAGATGGTGGACCAGCCGGGGCCGGAGAGGGTGCCGGCCATGGGGCTGGCGTAGAGCAGGGAGCGGCCATAAGTGCCGTTCGCCATCAGGGACTTGAGGTTCGGGGCCTTGGCGGCGTCGATGCGGTCGTGGCGCAGGCCGTCCATGCCGACGAAAAGCACCTTGTCCTTGCTGGTGCCGTTCGGCAGCGTCGGGGCGGCCGTGGCCGCGGCCTGGGCCGCTGGGGCGGTCGCGAGGCCGGTGGCGGCGACGGCCGCGCCGGCGCCTGCGGCGGCGAGCACGGTGCGGCGGGATATGCGGGAAATGCGGGAGATGCCGGTGGTCGGCATGTCGGAGTCCTCCGTGGAAGGGGGTGGGCATGGCAACGCCCCTGATTCCTCAGGGGCGTTGCCGCGTGCGTGAGCTTTGGTCCGTACCCGTTATCTTTCCGCTACACAGGGAGCGGATTCCAGGGTCGTACGGTGAACTCTCAGCTTCCGGTCGCGGACTTCCACCCGTCGACGTACGCCGTCAGGTTCTTGTCGATGTCGGCCCAGTCCGGCTCGAAGACCTCGACGCCGCCCATCAGCTTCGCCAGCTCGATGGCGTTGGCGTCGGTGGCCTTTACGTCCTTGCGGACGCTGAAGCCGCCGCCGATGGAGCTGACCTCGCGCTGGGCCTGCTCGCTCAGCATGAAGTCGAGCAGCTTCTTGCCGTTCTCGGTGTGCGGGGCCTTGTTCACCAGGCCCGCGGCGTACGGCAGGGCGAAGGTGGTCGGCTTGCCGCCCTCCTTCGCGGGGAACCAGATGGCGAGGTTCGGCATGGACCTGGCCTGGGCGAAGTTCATCTGCACATCGCCGTTGGCGACCAGGATCTCGCCCTTGTCGACCTTGGGCGCGAGCTTGGACGTGGAGGAGGACGGGCCGACGTTGTTGGCCTGGAGCTTCTTCAGGTACTCCATCGCCGGCTCCTTGCCGCCGAAGTCGTGCATCGCCTTGATGAGGACGGCGGTGCCGTCGCCCGCGACGCCCGGGGTGGAGTACTGCAGCTTGTTCTTGTACTTCGCGTCAAGCAGCTGCTCCCAGGTGGTCGGCGGGGTCGTCAGCTCCTTCTTGTTGTGGACGAAGCCGAAGAAGTTGTTGACGACGGAGATCCACTTGCCGTCGTCGGCCTTGTCGCCGCCGCTGACCTGGTCGGCGCCCTGCGGGGTGTAGGCCTGGAGCAGGCCCTTGGAGTCGGCCTGCTGGATGAAGGGCGGCAGGGTGACGAGGACATCGGCCTGGGTGTTGCTCTTCTCGCGGGCGGCGCGCTGCACCATCTCGCCGGAGCCGCCCTCGACGTACTCGACCTTGATGCCGGTCTGCTTCTCGAAGTCCTTGAAGACCTTGTCGTACCAGCCGTCGCCCGCCTCGCCCTTGAGGCCGTCGGCGCTGTAGACGGTGACGACCTTCTCGTCGGACGCGGCGGAGGAGGAGCCGCCGCAGGCGGTGAGGGTCGCGGCGAGGACGAGGCCGCCGGTGACGGCGGCGAGCGGCTTGAGGTACGGGGGCGTGGTGGACGTGGTGCGCATAACGTCGTTCTCTCCTAGCGGTACAGGGGTTTGCTAGCGATACGAGGCTTTGGTGCGGATACGGGAGACGGCGAGCAGGACCAGGAGCGTCGCCGTCATGAGGAGCACGGCGAGGGCCGAGCCCGTGAAGAGCGAACCGCGGTCGGTGGCCGTGAAGACGAGCACGGGCAGCGGCAGCCAGTCCGGCGGGTAGAGCATCATCGTGGCGCTCAACTCGCCCATGGAAAGGGCGAAGCAGAGGCCGGCCGCCGCGTTGAGCGACGGGAGCAGCAGCGGCAGCCGCACCCGGAGCAGGACGTACGAGGGGCGGGCGCCCAGGCTGGCCGCCGCCTGCTCGTACATCGGGTCCAGACGCAGGATGGCGGCCGAGACCGACTGGTAGGCGAACGCCGTGACAAGAACCGTGTGCGCGAGGATCACGATCCAGCGGGTGCCGTTGAGGAGCAGCGGGGGCTGCGAGAAGGCGACCAGGACGGCGAGGCCGACGACGACCGAGGGCACGGCGACCGGCAGCACGAACAGCGCGTCGAGCACCCGGCGGCCCCGCTTGCGCAGCGCGGCGGCGGTGAGCGCCGCCCAGGTGCCGGCGGTGAGCGCGAGGACGCTCGCGGTGAGCGCGGTGACCAGGCTGGTGGTGAGCGCCTGGAGGGATTCGCCGCGGACGGCCGCCGTGTAGTGCGCGGTGGTCGGGCCGGACGGGAAGGCGCCGGACCAGTGGGTGGAGAAGGAGGCGGCGAGGATGACGAGGAGGGGCAGGGCGAAGAGCGGCACGAAGAGGACCGCGAACAGCGCCCGGGCCGCCCACCTGCCCGTACGGCTATGCACCAGCACGACGGCTCACCACCCCGTAGAGGGCGTAGAGGCCCACGGAGATCAGGACGTTGACGACGGCGACGACGCAGGCCGCCGCGTAGTCGGACTCGAGGATGGCCTTGCCGTACACGAGCATCGGCAGCGTCGTGACGCCCTTGGCGCCGGTGAAGAGCACGATGCCGAACTCGTTGAGGCACATGACGAGGACGAGGCTGCCGCCGGCGGCGAGGGCCGGGAGCGCCTCGGGCAGGATCACCCGGCGCACGATCCGCAGCGGGCGGGCGCCGAGCGAGGAGGCCACCTCCAGCTGGGCGGTGTCGAGTTGGGAGAAGGCGGCGAGCAGCGGGCGCATCACGAACGGCGTGAAGTACGTGATCTCCGCGAGCAGCACGCCCCACGGCGTGGTCAGGAACTGGAACGGCCCCTCGGCGGCGCCCGTGACGTCCGTCCACACCCCGTTGGCCATGCCGACCGTGCCGTACAGGAACAGCAGGGCGAGCGTGATCAGGAAGGACGGGAAGGAGAGGAAGACGTCGATGGACTTCGCGACCGCCTTGCCGCCGGGAAAGGGCACGAAGGCGATGACGAGGGCGAGCACGAAACCGAGGACGAGACAGCCGGCGGTGGCCGCCGCGGCCAGCCACACGGTGGTGACGAGCGCGTCGCGGAAGGACGCGGAGGCGAAGACCTGGGCGTACGCGCCGGGGGCGAGGGACTCCTTGACGACGAGCGCGAGGGGGTAGAGGAAGACGACGGCGAGGGCGAGTACCGGAGGGGCGGCCCAGAGCCAGGTGGGGACGGTGCGCCGGGGGGCCTCGTCGACCGGTTGTGGGCAATCGTCCCGCAGGGCGGGACGGGTGGGCACAACCCCACCCGCGCGCTGCGCCTCCACGAGCCCCGCACCACGACTAGCCATCGTTCACCCCTGCGGCCAGCAGCACCGCGTCCTCGCGGGCGAAGTGCAGCGTGATCTCGTCGCCGAGCGCCGGGGTCTCCCGCAGCTCCCGTACGTCCGCCTTCACCCGGTGGCCGGACGCGCCCACCTCCACGTACAGGCGGTGGGTGGCGCCGCGCCACTGGACCTCGGCGATGCGGCCGGTCAGGGCGTTGGGCCCGGGCCCGAGGCCGACGAGGTGGGGGCGGACGCAGAGGGTGGCGGTCGCGCCGGGGACCGCGTCCACGACGGGAACGTCGAGCGTGACCCCGTCCCCGTCGAGAACGACCCCGCCCTCGCCGACCCGCACCGGCAGCAGATTCGCGTTGCCGACGAAGGAGGCGGTGAACTCGGTGCGGGGCCTGCGGTACAGCTCCTGCGGGGTGCCGCAGTCCTGCAGCCGGGCCCGGTCCATGACGGCGATCCGGTCGGCGAGGGTGAGCGCCTCGACCTGGTCGTGGGTCACGTACAGGATCGAGACGTCCGGCAACTCGCGGTGCAGCCGGGCGAGTTCGGCGAGCATCCCGGAACGCAGCCGGGCGTCGAGCGCGGACAGCGGCTCGTCGAGGAGGAGGACGTTCGGGCGGATGGCGAGGGCCCGGGCGATGGCGACGCGCTGCTGCTGGCCGCCGGAGAGCTCGCGCGGGTAGCGCTGGGCGTAGGCCGCCATGCCGGTCATCTCCAGGGCCTCGGCGACCCGCCCCGGGATCTCGGCCTTGGGGACCTTGGGGTTCCGCTGCGCCTTGAGACCGAAGGCGACGTTGGCGTCGACCCGCATGTGCGGGAAGAGGGCGTACTGCTGGACGACCATGCCGATGCCCCGCTGGTACGGCGGGAGCGCGGTGACGTCGCGGTCGCCGATGAACACCCGCCCGGCGGCCGGCCGGACGAACCCGGCGACGGCGCGCAGGGCGGTCGTCTTGCCGGAGCCGGAGGGGCCGAGCAGGGCCATGACCTCGCCGGGCTCGACGGTCAGGTCGAGGGAGTCGAGGACGGTGTGGCCGTGGTACGCGACGGAGACGCCGTCGAAGCGGATGCCGCCGGCGGCGGGGGCGGGGGCGCTCATCCCTCGCCCTCCTCGTACTCCCCCTCGTACTCCCGTATCAGGGCGGGGAGTTCGGCGACGGAGGACAGGACGCGGGTGGCGCCGTGCTCCTTGAGCGCGGCCTCGTCGTGGGCTCCGGTGAGGACCCCGGCCACGATGCCGGCGCCGGAGCGGACGCCGCTGAGCATGTCGTACGAGGTGTCGCCGGCGACCACGAGCTGCCGGACGTCGTCGACGGCGCCGGTACGGAGGAGGGCGGCGAGCACCATGTCGGGGTACGGGCGGCCGCGGCCGCCGGCGTCGGCCGGGCAGAGGGTGAGGTCGACCAGGCCGTCCGCCCAGCCGAGGGCGTCGAGGATGGCGTCCTGGGTGACGCGGGCGAAGCCGGTGGTGAGGACGACGGTCCGGCCCTGGTCCTTCAGCTGGGCGATGGCCTCGGCGGCGCCGGGGACCGGGGCGATCCGGCCGTCGGCGACCAGCTCTCCGTACGCCTCCTCGAAGGCGAGGTTGGCCCGCTGCGCGCGCTGCTCGTCGCCGCCGAAGAGGTGGCGGAAGACGGAGATCTTGGACTCGCCCATGGTGGCGCGGACGTAGTCGATCATCGTGGCCGGGTCCTCGCCGAGGCGGGTCGCGGCGGCGTCGAAGGCCTGCTCGACGAGGCCGCCGTCGGCGACGGTGGTCCCGGCCATGTCGAGGACGACGAGGCTCATCTGCTGCTTGTTCTTCATGTCCTGCCTGTCCTGCATGTTCTTCACGCTGTTCACCAGCCCAGTTCGTTCGCGGTGGTCTCGGCGATGGCGGGCGAGCAGGTCATGCCGCGGCCGCCGGGTCCGGTCACCAGCCACACGCCGTCGCGCACCTGTTGGCGGTGGACGACCCGGGTGGTGTCGGTGCACTGCGCGTACACGCCGGCCCAGCGGCGGCGCACGCGCGGCAGCGGGCGGCCGAGCAGGGACTCGACCACGCGCGTGAGGTGTTCGTAGGGCTCCTCGACGGTGTCGAAGGCGAAGGGGTGCTCGTACTCGTGGGTGTCGCCGATGGTCAGTCCGCCGTCGAGGCGCTGCACCATGAGCAGCTGCATCTTGTGCGCGGCGGCCGTCGGGTCCTGCGCCTGGCGGGAGTTGAGCTCCTCCAGAGCGGGTGAGGCGTAGGCCGGGTAGTAGCGGAAGGAGTCGGCGTCCGCGACCGAGGTGGTGAGCGCCTCGCCGAGCGGGTCGGTCTGCATCATCTGGAGCCGGACCCGGCGCACCGGCAGATCATCGCCGGCCAGCTCGCGGACCAGGCCGGACAGCCAGGCGCCGGTGCACAGGACGACGGCGTCGCCGGTGTGGGTGTCGCCGTGGTCGTCGCGGACGGAGCTGTGCCCATTGCTGTCGGCTCCGATCACCTCCCGGACCTCGCGGTTCGGCAGGAAGGTGTAGCGGCCGGAGGCCAGCAGGGCCTCGCGCAGGGCGAGTTGGGCGGTGCGCGGCTCGACGGCGGCGTCCCGCTCGCACCAGAGGGCGGCGTCGAAGGCGCCGCGCAGCGCCGGGTTGACCGCCCGCGCCTCCTCGGGGGTGAGCAGCTTGTAGCCGCGGGCGGCGGCGTCGTCCCGGGCCACGGCCGCCTCGGCGACGGCGAGTTCGAGCGCGCCGCGGACGGGGGTGAGCGAACCGATCGCCCGGAAGCCGAGCTTGGGGACGCGGGCGCCGATGCCCTCCCAGAGCTCGCGGGCGCGCAGGGCGGTGTCGAGCTCCTCCCCGCCCGCGCGCCCGCTGACCCAGATCTGGCCGAAGTTGCGGAGGGAGGCGCCGCGCGCCTCGGCCTCCCGCTCGATGTGGACGACCTCGTGGCCGCGTTCTACTGCCTGCCAGGCGTGCATGGTTCCCACGACGCCGGCTCCGACGACTATCACCTTCATGCCGTTCACGGTCGGGGCGGCGGGTGGCCCGGACGGGGCGGGGTGGCGACGGGACGGTGAACGGACCGACAAGCTTGGCCTAGACCCGTTATCTTCTCGTGATCTGATGCCGGGGACGGACAGCACCGAATGCGTCTATTCCTGGCGACCTATTCCTGGCGGCCCAGGTGGGCGGTGAAGCTGAACCGGTCGCCGCGGTAGAGCGTGCGGACCCGTTCGAGCGGACGCCCGTCGGTGTCCCGGGACACGCGCTGGATCAGCAGCATCGGCAGCGCGGGCGGGGTGCCGATGAGCAGCGCCTCGCGCGGGGTCGCGAGCACCGTCTCGATCCGCTCGTCGGCGTCGCCGAAGACCACGCCGAGCCGTTCGTGGAGATAGGCGTAGAAGGAGGAGTCGGGGTCGAACTCGGTGTCGAGGCGCGGGGCGCGGGCCTCGGAGACGTACGTGCTCTCCAGGCCGACCCGCTCGTCGTCGGCGAGCAGCACCCGCTCCATGTGCCACACGGGCTCGCCGGCCGCCACGCCGAGCTGGGGCGCCAGCTCCGCCGGGCACGGGAAGCGGTCGAGCGAGATGAGCGCACGGCCCGGGGTGCGGCCCTGGCGGCGCACGCCCTCGGTGTAACTCGCGAGCGACAGCGGCTGCTCCAGCTTGGGCCCGGCGACGACGGTGCCGCGGCCCTGCCGCCGCAGCCGCCCTTCGAGCAGCAGCTCGCGCAGGGCCTGCCGGACGGTCTCGCGCGACACCTCGTAGCGCACGGCGAGATCGCGCTCCGTGGGCAGCAGCCCGCCCTCCCCCAGCTCGTCGACGAGTTCGGCGACCTTCGCCTTCACCGCGTAGTACTTCGGGATGCGGCCGTGCTCCGGGATGCCGGAACGGATGGGCGCGCCCGGCCAGTTGCCCATGCCGCCTGCGCTGCCCGTGTTGCTCGTGCTGCTCGTGCTGCTCTTGTCGTTCGTGTCGCTCATCCGGTGATGGTCGCAGACCGTCGTGAACGGAAAGGTGTACGGCGGGTGGCCTACGAGCGCCGTGAGCGGCGGGCGAGCAGCACCAGGGCCGCGCCGCCCGCGAGCAGGGCCGCGGCGACCGGGGCGAGGCGCAGGGCGGTGCGCCGGGCGGTGTTCGCGGCGGACTCGCGCTGTCCGGTACGGGCGAGTTCGGGGCCGCCCGGGTCGGCGGAGCCGGTGCCCGGGGCGGTCGGGCGGGCCGTGGTTGCGGGGTCGGCCGGGTCGGTGCCGGAACTGACCCCCGTACTGGTACCCGTATCCTCGCCGTCCGGTTCGGCGGGGCCGATCATCAGGCGGTAAGCGCCGGACTCGCCGACCCAGTCGCCGTCCTCGCCGCGCTTCTGCACGACGGCCGCGCTGACCGTGACCTCGTCGGGCGCGGCGTCGGCGCCGAACGCGAGCCGTACGGGCACGGTGAGGGTCCGTCCCGCGGGCACCGCGAAGCCGTCGAAGGCGGGCACGGCGGGGATCGGGTTCTTCGGCCCGGTCTGCAGTTCCGGGCCCGCGAACACGCCCACGCTCTCGGCCCGTTCGGTGCTCTCGAACGCCACCGGCCGCCAGAGCCGCGCCTCCGCGTCGTAGAACTCGGCCCGGATCTGCCCGGGCCGCAGCGCCTGGTCCCGGTCGGTGAGGACCAGGACCGGGTGCACGGCACGGCACGGTTCGGCGGTCGTGTTGGTGAGGTCCAGGCTCCAGGTCCGCAGCTCCCCGCCCGCCGGGTACTCCGCCGGCCCGCCGTGGATCCGGGTGGCCAGCGGGAAGTCCTTGTCCCCGGCCGCCCCGCAGGTGGGGGACACCGGCGCGGTCTGCGCCGCAGGCGCTGCGGCCTGCGCGGCGGACGCCGCCACCGACAGCCCGGCCGCCGTGCCCAGGGCGGCGAGGGCGAGGGCGGTACTGCTCGGACTCCTCGGTCGCATGATGCCGAAGCCTTTGCTGCTCGCGGACGTACGAATCGCCCGCGACGCTGCCATGCGGGGCGGAGCCGGTGGGGCAACGACGCGGCAAAGGGCGCCGGACGGGGAGGGCATTCCGCCCGATCAGCGTATTTTCAGACTGTTCAGATCTTTGAGATCTTTGAGATCTTTCGGACCGGTGGTGTCCTGCTTCCCGAAGACCGGCGCCAGGATCAGCTGGGCCGCTCCGTCCGCGACCGTCGTCGTCCCGGTCGCGATCTCGACGGTGGCGGGCAGGCCGAGGGCGGTGAGCAGCTCGCGGGTGCCGTGGGCGAAGACGGCCGGGTCGGCGAGGACGGCGCGCCCGCCGAGGAGCACGCGGTCGATGTCGAGCAGCCGGACCAGGTTGGCGGCGCCGGTGCCGAGCACCCGCGCGGCCTCGGGCAGGTCGCCGCGGGCGAGGGCCGCGAGGCACAGGACCTCCAGGCAGCCGCGCCCGCCGCAGTCGCAGAGCGGCCCGTCGAGCTGCACCGTCTGGTGACCCAGCTCCCCCGCCCCGGTGCGGCCGCCGCGCAGCACGGCCCCGCCGAGGACGAGACCCGCGCCCAGGCCCGTACCGAGGTGCACATAGGCGAAGGAGCCGGGCGCGCCGGGGCGCAGGGCGAGGCCGAGGGCGGCGGCGTTGGTGTCCTTGTCGAGCGCGACCGGGAGACCGAGCCGCCGCGCCAGCTCCTCCCGCAGCGGAAACCCGTCCCACTCGGGAAACCCGGTGACCCGCCCGGGCCGACCGCTCCGGTGGTCCAGGGGGCCGGGCATGGCGACGCCGACCCCGAGGACGGGGAGGTCCGCCTTCCCGCCCTCGCCCTCGTACCCGGCCCCGGCCCCGACCCCCAGCAGCGCCGCGACCTCCGCCCCCGCCACCGCGAGAACCGTCTCCGCGCCCGCCCCCAGGTCCAGCGGCGCGCGGCGCTCCGCGACCCGTTCGCCCGCCAGGTCCAGCAGGACGGCCGTCAGCTCGTCGCGGTCGAGGTGGAGGCCGATCGCGTACGCCGCCGAGGGTACGAGCCGCAGCACCGTGGCCGGCTTGCCGCCCGTGGACGCGCGCCGGCCCGCCTCCGCCGCCAGGCCCTCCGCGCGCAGGCGAGCGGTGATCTTGCTGACGGCCTGTGGGGTGAGGCCGGTGCGCTCGGCCAGTTCCAGCCGGCTGACGCCGCCCTCCCCGGCGGTGCGCAGCAGGTCGAGCACGAGTGCCGCGTTGTGGCTGCGCAGCGCCGGCAGATTGACCCCGACCCCTACCCCAGCCCCGGCACCGCCACCCGCCCCGCCGCCGCTCCCCTTACTCCCCTTGTCCCTGTTCACGTGTCCATTGTGCCGGGCGCTTGCACTTTGGCAACAGCGTTGCCAAAGTGGTTCCCATGAGCTCCCCCCGTACCCCGCTCCGCGTCGGCCTCGTCGGCTACGGCCTGGCCGGCTCCGTCTTCCACGCCCCGCTGATCGCCGCCGACCCCGACCTCGTGCTCGACACGGTCTCCACCGGCAACCCGGAGCGCGCCGTGCAGGCCCGCGCCGAGCACCCGGACGTGCGGGTCGTGGGCTCCCCCGAGGAACTCCTCGGCCGCGCCGCCGAGCTCGACCTCGTGGTGATCGCCTCCCCCAACAAGACCCACGTCCCGGTCGCCACCGCCGCCCTGCGGGCCGGTCTGCCGGTGGTCGTGGACAAGCCGCTGGCCGGCACCGCCGCCGAGGCGCGCGCCCTCGCCGCGCTCGCCGAGGAGCGCGGGCTGCTGCTCTCCGTCTTCCAGAACCGCCGCTGGGACAACGACTTCCGCACTCTCCAGGCCCTGCTCGCCGACGGCTCCCTCGGCGAGGTGCAGCGCTTCGAGTCCCGCTTCGAGCGCTGGCGCCCCCAGCTCAAGGGCGGCTGGCGCGAGTCGGGCGCGCCCGAGGAGATCGGCGGGCTGCTGTACGACCTCGGCAGCCACGTCGTCGACCAGGCCCTGGTCCTGTTCGGCCCGGCCGTCCGCGTGTACGCCGAGTCCGACGTGCGCCGCCCGGGCGCCGAGGCCGACGACGACACCTTCATCGCGATCACGCACGCGGGCGGCGTGCACTCGCACCTCTGGATGAGCGCGACCACCGCCCAGCTCGGACCGCGCTTCCGCGTCCTGGGTCAGAGCGCCGGTTACGTGAAGTACGGCCTCGACCCCCAGGAGGCGGCGCTCCGCGAGGGCCTGCGGCCGGAACCGGGCAAGGCTTGGGGCGTCGAGCCCGAGGAGCTGTGGGGCCGGCTCGGGGCCGGCGAGTCCCCGCTGACCGGCGGCGGCACGCCCGTGGAGACCCTGCCGGGCGCCTACCCGGCGTACTACGCGGCCGTCGCCGCCGCCCTGCGTGGCGCCGGCGAGAACCCGGTGACGGCCCACGAGGCGGCGGCCGCGCTCGACGTCCTGGAGGCGGCGAAGAAGTCCGCCCGCGAGGGCGTGGCGGTGACCCTGTGACCAGCGCGGAAAAGACCAGCGCGGAAAAGACCAGCATGGAAGAGACCGGCGTGGAGGAGCTGACGGCGCAGGAGGCGGCGCTTGTCCTGCCCCGCTTCACGTACGAGGACGCCTGGACGCTCGGCATGATCCTGGCCGACCTGGCGAGGGAGCGGCGCGCGCCGGTCGCGATCGACGTACGACGCGGGGCGCAGCAGCTGTTCCACTGCGCGCTGCCCGGGTCGAGCGCCGACAACGACGCCTGGATCGACCGGAAGCGGCGGGTCGTCGAGCGGTACGGCGTGAGCTCGTTCCACGTCGGCGCCCGCTTCCGCGCCAAGGGCACGACCTTCGAGGCCTCGTCCCGGCTCGACCCGGACGTCTACGCCGCGCACGGCGGCTCGTTCCCGATCGCCGTCGCCGGCGCCGGGGTCATCGGCTCGGTCACGGTCTCGGGCCTGCCGCAGGCCGAGGACCACGCGCTGGTCGTCCTCGGCCTGGAGCGGCTGATGGCGGCGTACGGCGCGGAGTAGGAGTACGTACGGGGCGCGGGTGCCGGTCCGTACCGACCCGCACCCCGACCCGTACCGCTACGCGTCCTTGAGCTCCTGGCGCTGCCGCCCCAGGCCCTCGACCTCCAGCTCGACGACGTCGCCGGCGCGCAGGTACGGCTTGGGCTCGGGCTGCCCCATGGCGACGCCGGCCGGCGTGCCGGTGTTGATGACGTCGCCGGGGTAGAGGGTCATGAAGTGGCTGAGGTAGCGCACCACCTGGGCGACCGTGAAGATCTGGTCGGAGGTGTGGCCGTCCTGCTTCAGCTCGCCGTTGACCCACAGCTTGAGGCCGAGGGCCTGCGGGTCCGGCACCTCGTCGGCGGTGACCAGCCAGGGGCCGAG from Streptomyces fradiae includes:
- a CDS encoding TIGR03364 family FAD-dependent oxidoreductase is translated as MKVIVVGAGVVGTMHAWQAVERGHEVVHIEREAEARGASLRNFGQIWVSGRAGGEELDTALRARELWEGIGARVPKLGFRAIGSLTPVRGALELAVAEAAVARDDAAARGYKLLTPEEARAVNPALRGAFDAALWCERDAAVEPRTAQLALREALLASGRYTFLPNREVREVIGADSNGHSSVRDDHGDTHTGDAVVLCTGAWLSGLVRELAGDDLPVRRVRLQMMQTDPLGEALTTSVADADSFRYYPAYASPALEELNSRQAQDPTAAAHKMQLLMVQRLDGGLTIGDTHEYEHPFAFDTVEEPYEHLTRVVESLLGRPLPRVRRRWAGVYAQCTDTTRVVHRQQVRDGVWLVTGPGGRGMTCSPAIAETTANELGW
- a CDS encoding GntR family transcriptional regulator, giving the protein MGNWPGAPIRSGIPEHGRIPKYYAVKAKVAELVDELGEGGLLPTERDLAVRYEVSRETVRQALRELLLEGRLRRQGRGTVVAGPKLEQPLSLASYTEGVRRQGRTPGRALISLDRFPCPAELAPQLGVAAGEPVWHMERVLLADDERVGLESTYVSEARAPRLDTEFDPDSSFYAYLHERLGVVFGDADERIETVLATPREALLIGTPPALPMLLIQRVSRDTDGRPLERVRTLYRGDRFSFTAHLGRQE
- a CDS encoding phosphonatase-like hydrolase, with amino-acid sequence MQDRQDMKNKQQMSLVVLDMAGTTVADGGLVEQAFDAAATRLGEDPATMIDYVRATMGESKISVFRHLFGGDEQRAQRANLAFEEAYGELVADGRIAPVPGAAEAIAQLKDQGRTVVLTTGFARVTQDAILDALGWADGLVDLTLCPADAGGRGRPYPDMVLAALLRTGAVDDVRQLVVAGDTSYDMLSGVRSGAGIVAGVLTGAHDEAALKEHGATRVLSSVAELPALIREYEGEYEEGEG
- a CDS encoding Gfo/Idh/MocA family oxidoreductase — encoded protein: MSSPRTPLRVGLVGYGLAGSVFHAPLIAADPDLVLDTVSTGNPERAVQARAEHPDVRVVGSPEELLGRAAELDLVVIASPNKTHVPVATAALRAGLPVVVDKPLAGTAAEARALAALAEERGLLLSVFQNRRWDNDFRTLQALLADGSLGEVQRFESRFERWRPQLKGGWRESGAPEEIGGLLYDLGSHVVDQALVLFGPAVRVYAESDVRRPGAEADDDTFIAITHAGGVHSHLWMSATTAQLGPRFRVLGQSAGYVKYGLDPQEAALREGLRPEPGKAWGVEPEELWGRLGAGESPLTGGGTPVETLPGAYPAYYAAVAAALRGAGENPVTAHEAAAALDVLEAAKKSAREGVAVTL
- a CDS encoding ROK family protein, which produces MNRDKGSKGSGGGAGGGAGAGVGVGVNLPALRSHNAALVLDLLRTAGEGGVSRLELAERTGLTPQAVSKITARLRAEGLAAEAGRRASTGGKPATVLRLVPSAAYAIGLHLDRDELTAVLLDLAGERVAERRAPLDLGAGAETVLAVAGAEVAALLGVGAGAGYEGEGGKADLPVLGVGVAMPGPLDHRSGRPGRVTGFPEWDGFPLREELARRLGLPVALDKDTNAAALGLALRPGAPGSFAYVHLGTGLGAGLVLGGAVLRGGRTGAGELGHQTVQLDGPLCDCGGRGCLEVLCLAALARGDLPEAARVLGTGAANLVRLLDIDRVLLGGRAVLADPAVFAHGTRELLTALGLPATVEIATGTTTVADGAAQLILAPVFGKQDTTGPKDLKDLKDLNSLKIR
- a CDS encoding ABC transporter ATP-binding protein → MSAPAPAAGGIRFDGVSVAYHGHTVLDSLDLTVEPGEVMALLGPSGSGKTTALRAVAGFVRPAAGRVFIGDRDVTALPPYQRGIGMVVQQYALFPHMRVDANVAFGLKAQRNPKVPKAEIPGRVAEALEMTGMAAYAQRYPRELSGGQQQRVAIARALAIRPNVLLLDEPLSALDARLRSGMLAELARLHRELPDVSILYVTHDQVEALTLADRIAVMDRARLQDCGTPQELYRRPRTEFTASFVGNANLLPVRVGEGGVVLDGDGVTLDVPVVDAVPGATATLCVRPHLVGLGPGPNALTGRIAEVQWRGATHRLYVEVGASGHRVKADVRELRETPALGDEITLHFAREDAVLLAAGVNDG